TATGTAGTGCCTGTTCTGGCCCCTTCGCGGGCAAGCACGCTCCCACAGGTACTGCACCGTTTTGCAGGTGGGTGCATACCTGTGGGAGCGGGCTTGCCCGCGAAGGGGCCGGTACGGGTATGATGCCCGCCTTTTCTTACGCATGTGTTATCCCGCCAACCATGAGCAAACGCGAACCCGCCATCTATAAAGTGATCTTCCTCAATCAGGGGCAGGTCTTCGAGATGTATGCCAAGCAGATCTATCAGAGCGACCTGTGGGGCTTTCTGGAAATCGAGGAGTTCGTCTTCGGCGAGCGCACCCAGGTGGTGGTCGACCCCAGTGAAGAAAAGCTCAAGAGCCAGTTCGAGGGTGTGATCCGCAGTTTCGTGCCCATGCACTCGATCGTGCGTATCGACGAGGTCGAGCGCCTGGGTACGGCGAAGATCAGCGAGGCCAAGGGCGGCGGCAATGTGATGCCGTTCCCCATGCCGATGCCGGAGAAGTAGGGCGTTTCAGGGGAGTGGCGAGAACGGCGTACGGCCTTCGGCGTTTTGCAGTTCGAGCAGGTATTTGCGGAAGATCTGGCCAAGCACCTGGGTCGCGTGCTCCAGTTCGTCGCGGGGCATTTGCTCGGTGACTTCGTCAGCCATGTCCAGCGCATCCTCGGCGCCGTTGACTGCAGCCATTTTCAGCAGAATGTAGGCCTGCACATTGTTGGCCTTGACCCCTTCGCCGCGGAAGAACATGGCGCCAAGGCGGTATTGGGCCTCGGCATGGCCTTGCAGCGAGGCCTTCTGGAACCAGTTCAGGGCCTTGTTCAGGTCTTTCGGTGTCTGGGTGTAGTAGTACTCGCCCAGTTCGAATTGCGCCTGGGCATCCCCCGTCGTCGCCGTCTGCTCACAGGCCTTGAGGGCATTGGCGAGGTCTTCTGGCTGAACATTCAGGGTGCAGCGGCCCGTCGCTGGAATCAGCAACGAGTTACCACCCTCCGCCAGGGCCAGCAGGGGCTGAAGAAGCAACAGGCAGCCCAGGGTCAGGGCGCGGCCGGTGCGGTTCATGGGGATCGACTTACCTCTGCAAAGCTGCGGCCAATGTCTCTGGTGGCACATTATGGGATAAGCAGCGCCAACCTTACAAAGTTTTACTCGAATTTATGTCTGGTTGGGGAAGTCAGCTGATTGTGAGGGGTTATTTATCTCCTGTAACGGCCCTTTCGCGGGGTAAACCCGCTCCCACAGGGACCGCACCATTTTCAAGGCCGGTGCGGCACCTGTGGGAGCGGGTTTACCCGCGAAGAGGCCGGTACAGACTCGGCATTACTTCAGGGCTGCAAAGGCCTTCTCAGCCGCATCCAAGGTGATCTGCAGCTCCTTGTCGCCGTGGGCAATGGAGGTGAAGCCCGCCTCGAATGCGCTTGGCGCCAGGTACACGCCGCCGTCCAGCATCAGGTGGAAGAAGCGCTTGAAGCGATCGGCATCGCTGGCCATCACGTCGTCGAAGGTGACGATGTCGTCGGCACCGCTGAAGTACAGGCCGAACATGGCACCTGCCTGCGTGGTGACGAACGGCACGCCAGCAGCATCGGCGCGTTGTTGCAGGCCGTCGAGCATGCGGCTGGTGAAGTCGGTCAGTTCGGCGTGGAACCCTGGGCGGCTGATCAGCTTCAGGGTGGTCAGGCCAGCGGCCATGGCCAGCGGGTTACCCGACAGGGTGCCGGCCTGGTAGACCGGGCCGAGCGGGGCGATGCAGCCCATGATTTCGCGCTTGCCGCCAAAACAGCCGACCGGCATGCCGCCGCCGACGATCTTGCCGAAGGTCGACAGGTCAGGGGTGATGCCGTAGTGGCCTTGGGCGCCGCCGAGCGAGACGCGGAAACCGGTCATTACTTCGTCGAAGATCAACACCACGCCATGCTTGTCGCACTGCTCGCGCAGGCCTTCGAGGAAGCCTGGCGCTGGCGGTACACAGTTCATGTTGCCGGCTACTGGCTCGACAATGATACAGGCCACGGTCTGGCCGACGTCGGCCAGGGTTTTTTCGACGGCGGCAATGTCGTTGAACGGCAGGGTCAGGGTGTGTTTGGCGAAGTCCGCCGGCACGCCCGCCGAGCTTGGCACACCTTGGGTCAGCAGGCCGGAGCCGGCTTTCACCAGCAGGCTGTCGGAGTGACCGTGGTAGCAGCCTTCGAACTTGATGATGGCGTCGCGGCCGGTGTAGCCACGGGCCAGGCGGATGGCGCTCATGGTGGCTTCGGTGCCGGAGCTGACCATGCGCACCATCTCCATGGATGGCACGATCGAGCAGACCAGGTCAGCCATCTCGGTTTCCATGGCGGTCGGGGCGCCATAGGAAAGGCCGTGTTCGAGTTGCTTGCGTACCGAGTCCAGCACCTCTGGATGGCCGTGGCCGAGAATCATCGGGCCCCAGGAACCGACATAATCGACGTAACGCTTGTCGTCCTCGTCAACGACGTAGGCGCCTTCGGCATGCTTGAAGAACAGCGGCGTGCCGCCGACGCTCTTGAAAGCGCGGACCGGCGAGTTGACGCCACCCGGGATGTGCTTCTGGGCTGCGGCGAACAGGGCTTCGGAACGGGACATGGAAAGTTCTCTCGAATCAGGAAACGAACAGGGCGTTGAAGGCACGGGCGCGGCGGGTGACTTCCTGCGCGCTATCGGTACCAAACAGGCCGTGGATCACTGCCAGCAGGTCGGCGCCATGGGCAACCAACGGGGCAGCGTTGTCGAGGGTGACGCCGCCGATCACGGCGATCGGCAGTTTGACCTGGGCGCGGGCCTGCTCCAGCAGGTCGAGGCTGGCAGCCGGTGCGCCCGGTTTGGTCACGGAGTTGAAAAAGCGGCCGAAGGCCACGTAGCTGGCGCCTTCGCTGGCGGCCTGGCGGGCCAGGTCGAGCTGGGCGTGGCAGGTCGAGCCGATGATCGCGTTGCGGCCGAGCAGGGCGCGGGCCGGGGTGAGTGGGCCGTCGGTTTGGCCCAGGTGCACGCCGACGCCCAGGCGCGCGGCCAGTTCGGCGTCATCGTTGATGATCAGCTGAGTATCGTAACGCTCGCAGAGCCGCATCAGTGCCTCGGCTTCGCGCAGGCGCTGGGCCGCGTCGTCACTTTTGTCGCGGTACTGCAGCAGGCACACGCCGCCATCCAGGGCCGCCTCGACATGGGACAGGAAACGGCCGGCGAGCAGCTGGCTGTCGGTGATTGCATACAGACCGCGTAGCTTCATCTGAAGGCCTCGTATCAGGAACAGAAGTCCAGGGGCAGGCGGCGCGGGACGAACTGTCCCTTGCCCAGTTGCTCGGCGTCACGCAGGGTGCGCCAGGTGTATTCGAGCGCACTGCGCACGGCACTTTGCAGCGCTTCGCCCAAGGCCAGTCGGCCCGCCAGGGCGCTGGCCAGGGTGCAGCCCGAACCGTGATAGCTGCCTGGCAGGCGCTGGCAGGTCCAGGTATGGCGCTGGCCATCGCGGCTGTACAGGCGGTTGTGGATTTCGTCTTCGTCGCCGTGACCACCGGTAATCAACAGGTGTCTACAGAACGGCAACAGTTTCTCGGCACACTCGTCCGCCGTGCCGTCCGGCAGCTCGGCGAGAATGCGCGCTTCCGGCAGGTTCGGCGTGGCAATGGTCGCCAGCGGCAGCAGGCGTTCGCGCACGGCATAGCCGACCTCGTCCTTGCCCAGGCGGCCACCGCCACCGGCTCGCAGCACCGGGTCGCAGACCAGCGGCAGGTGCGGGTGGGCGGCCAGCAGTTCGGCGACGGTGTCGACCATGTCGAGGGAGCCGAGCATGCCAAGCTTGACGGCGGCGACCGTGGAGTCGGCCAGCACGGCGTTGGCCTGGGCCAGCACCCACTCGCGGTCGAGCACGCGGAAGTCGGAAACGTTGACGGTATCCTGGACGGTCAGGGCAGTCACCGCAGGTGCGGCGTGACAGCCTTGGGCGATCAGGGCTTCGATATCTGCCTGCAAGCCGGCGCCGCCACTGGGGTCGTGGCCGGAGAGACAGAGGACAACGGGGCGGGAGCTGTAGGTATTCATGGGCGGCGAGCTTACCACCAAACCCAATTGTGGGGATCGTCCTACAAACGTGTTTTGTTGATCAACTGGTCAGATTGTTGCGTGTGAAACTTCTGAAAGTACTGATTTAGAGCCATTAGACCATGATTCAAGGTGGCCGATTGCCAGGTGGGGAAGCTATGCTAGAGTGCTCGGATAACTCGACAAACGGGTTCTGCCGGATTACGTCGTCTCAAACGGATGGGAGGCAACCGCGACGCGACCGGACAGGCCATGCTGGGGCTGTATGCGCTATTTGCTGATTGTGCTTCTGGGCTTGTTGCCCGTGCTGGCCGGAGCGGTCGATTTCGACGACGCTACCCGGCATCTTCCATTGGGCAAGGCCATGCAGGTTTACGAAGACCTCGATGGCAGTGCCAGCATCGCCCAGGTCAGTGCCCCCGGGTTCGTCAAATCCTTCCGCCCCCACCATGAAGACGTGCTGAACGCCGGTTATTCCACCTCGGTGTTCTGGCTGAAGATTGACCTGCGTTACCTGCCGTCGGCCACTGCCACCCCCCGCCAATGGCTGCTGGAACTGGCCTACCCACCCCTGGACCACCTCGAGTTGTACCTGCCCGACAGCGCCGGTACCTACCGGCTGGCCCAGCGCACGGGCGACGCTTTGCCTTACGCCACCCGGCAGATCCGGCAGAACAACTACCTGTTCGAGTTGCCGCTGCCCCCAGGCCAGGCGACCACCGTCTACCTGCGTTTGCACAGCCAGGGCTCGGTGCAGGCACCGCTGGCGTTATGGTCGGCCGAGGCCTACATGGAGGACCAGCCCACGCGCCTGTACGTACTGGGCATGATCTACGGCGTGTTGCTGGTGATGCTGGTGTACAACCTGTTCATCTACCTCAGCGTGCGGGATGTCAGCTACCTCTACTACATCCTCTACATCGCCTCGTTCGGCCTGTATCAGGTTTCGGTGAACGGTGCGGGGGTCGCCTACTTCTGGCCGGACAGCCCCTGGTGGGCGAATGCCTCGACGCCGCTGTTCATTGGCGCTGCCGGTTTGTTCGGCTGCCAGTTTGCCCGGCATTTCCTGCAACTGGGCAAAATCAGCCGTGGCTTCGACCGGTTGTTGCAGCTGTTGATGCTGGGGGGCGGGCTGGTGATGGTACTGGCCGTGAGCATGCCTTATGGCATCGCCCTGCGCATGGCCACGGTGCTGGCGTTGCTGTTCACCGTCAGCATCTTTGCCGCTGGCGTGTATGCCTGGTCGCGCGGTTTGCGGGTGGCGCGCTGGTTCATTATCGCCTGGTCGGCGTTTTTGCTGGGCGGGTTGGTCAACACCTTGATGGTGCTGGGTTACCTGCCGAACGTGTTCATCACCATGTATGCCAGCCAGTTGGGCTCGGCGCTGGAGGTGGCGCTGCTGTCGCTGGCGCTGGCCGACCGTATCAACAGCCTGCGCGAGCAGCAGGCGCAGACCCTGCGTGAAACCGGGCGAACACTGGAGCAGTTGAACCTGCAGCTGGCCAGGAGCAACCGCTTGAAGGATGAGTTCCTGGCCACGGTCACCCATGAGCTGCGCACCCCGATGAATGGTGTGATCGGTTCGCTGGAGCTGATGCGCACGCTGCCCATGGATGCCGAAATGGCCCAGTACCATCGTACGGCGGTCGGTTCGTCCCAGGGCATGATGGACATGGTCGACGACATCCTCACCCTCTCCGAACTGCAGGGCGGTCGTCTGCGTGCGCAACCTGCGCCTTTCAGCCTGCGCAGCATGCTGCAGGGCTTGCGTGCCGCGCATGCCGGCCAGGCGCTGGGCAAAGGGTTGTACCTGAGCCTGGACATACCTGCCGATCTGCCCGACGCGCTGCTGGGTGATGCGCAAAAGCTCACCCGCTGCCTGGGGTGCCTGCTGGACAACGGCCTGAAGTTCACCGATCAAGGCGGGGTCATGCTGCAGGTGCGCGGTCGTCGTCAGGGGCCGGACAACCTGGCACTCACCTTTACGGTCAGTGACAGTGGCATCGGCTTCGATGACCTCGACCAGGCGACCCTGTATCAGCGCTTCTACCAGGTCGATGGCTCGATGACCCGGCGTTATGGTGGGCTGGGCATCGGCTTGTCGATTTGCCGGCAGATGGGGGAGTTGCTGGGGGCTCGGTTGTCGCATGAGTCGACGCGGGGGTTGGGTAGCCGGTTCGAGTTGAGTTTGAACGTGGAGATTTCGCAGGTGCAGATGAGCCCGAGTATCCTGCAGACGCGGCGTTCGCTTTGAAGGCATAGCCTTTGGTAAGGGCTGACAGGTGTTTGCCACAACACATTCAGCGCCTGGCGTCCCCCTGTCAGCCCTGATACCCCCCTATACCATGCGCTCCCCGCCTCATATTTAGTCATTAATGTCACTTTGACTGACCCACAGGGAATGCTTCACTGGGACTTTCAGGCCTGCCCGGATCCAGGAGCTCTCAATGAACCTGCACCAGTACGCTGAAACCCACGAAGTCACCAACCAGCCTCCGTCCCTCGACGGCGCCAACCTGTACCGCCTTGATCTGCCATTGCAGGAGTGGTCGCGGCGCTTTGGCGCTGGCTGGGCCGAATCGCGGATCGATGCTTACGGTGCCTTGGCCGGCGGGCCGCTGATGGCTGCGGGCTTTTTGGCTAACGCGCACAAACCGGAATTCAGCAGCCACGACCGCTATGGCCATCGTATCGACCTGGTCGAGTTTCACCCGGCCTATCACGAACTGATGCGCACCGCAGTCGAACATGGCCTGCCCTCGTTGCCGTGGGCCGAACCCCGCCCCGGTGCGCATGTGGCGCGCGCGTCGATGACCTACCTGCACAGCCAGGCCGAAGCCGGCACGGGCTGCCCGCTGACCATGACCTTTGCCGCGGTGCCGGCGCTCAGGTTGCAGCCGGAGCTGGCTGAATACTGGCTGCCGAAGGTGCTGGCGCGTGAATACGACCCGCGCAATATCGGCGACCGGCACAAGGCTGGGGTCACCCTCGGCATGGCCATGACCGAGAAGCAGGGTGGCACCGACGTGCGTGCCAATACCACACGGGCCTACCCGGTGGGGGCACCTGGGCCAGGCCAGGCCTATGAACTGGTCGGGCACAAGTGGTTTTGCTCGGCGCCCATGTGCGATGCCTTTCTGACACTGGCCCAGACCGAAAAAGGCCTGAGCTGCTTTCTGTTGCCCCGCCACCGCCCGGATGACAACCGCAACCAGTTCTATATCCAGCGGTTGAAGAACAAGTTGGGCAACAGCTCCAATGCGTCCAGCGAAGTGGAGTTCCGTGGCGCTCTGGCGTGGATGGTGGGCGATGAAGGGCGTGGTGTACCGACCATTATCGAAATGGTGGCCATGACCCGTTTCGACTGCATGGTCGGCTCCAGTGCCCTGATGCGCCAGGCCCTGACCCAGGCCGCCCACCACTGCGCGTACCGCAAGGTCGGCGGCCGGGTGCTGAACGAGCAGCCGTTGATGCAGAACGTGCTCGCCGACCTGGCGCTGGAAAGCGAGGCCGCGTTGGCCCTGAGCCTGCGCATGGGGCAGGCCCTGGAGCAGCTCGATGATCCACAGCAGGCACACTTTGCCCGGCTGGTCACGGCGGTGGGCAAGTACTGGATCTGCAAACGCGCCCCGGCCATGATCAACGAGGCCGCCGAATGCCTGGGCGGGGCCGGGTATGTCGAAGACAGCATCCTGCCACGGTTGTACCGCGAGGCGCCGGTCAACTCGACCTGGGAAGGCTCAGGCAATGTGCAGTGCCTGGATGTGCTGCGGGCCTTGTCCAAGGAGCCTGGGGTGCTCGATGCCTTGTTTGCCGAACTGGGTGATGGCCATGGCGACCCTCGATTGGCCGCGCACATTGGCAACCTCAAGGGGGCGTTTGCCGATACGGCGGACATCCAGTATCGCGCCCGTCAGTTGACCGAGGATATTGCTCTGGCGCTGCAGGCCAAGCTGCTGCTGGAGGCGGGTAATACGGTAGTCAGCGATGCGTTCATCGGCAGCCGCCTGGCCGGTGGTGGTCGGGCCTATGGGGCGTTGCCACGGGGTGTGGATGTGCAGGCACTGGTGGCAAGGGCCACGCCGGTCTGGCAACGCTGATCAATGGGGATGTAATTACCCTCGAAGGCAGGCAAGATGGTCCACATGCATGTCCAGACAGGAAGCACAGTGTGAGCCACGCTTTTGTAGTCGTTGATACCCCAGAACAGGCCGTCGACCGTCTGGCGGCCCTGCATGCTCAGGCCACCGGTGCCCTCAGCCAGGCCCTCAAGCAATACCTGAAAGACCGAACCGAACCGGACGCCGAAGCGCGGGGGCTGTTCCGTTATCCCGCGCTGCGCCTGACCTACTACAGCCAGGGTGAGGTCGCGGCCACCACACGTGCCTACGCCAAGGTCCAGGTAGCCGGCACCTACAGCGTCACCGTCACCCAGCCCGCCGCCTTCCGTGGCTACCTGCTGGAGCAACTGCGCCCCCTGATGCACGACTACACCGTGACGGTGGAAGTGGGTGTCAGCGAGCAGAACATTCCGTACCCCTACGTGGTCGATCAGGGCGACGAACTGGCCGGCAGTGGCATCACCGCTGCGCAACTGGCGCGGGTGTTCCCCAGCACCGACCTGTCGGCAGCCACCGACAATATCGCCGATGGCCTGTACGACTGGGACAGCACCGAAACCCTGCCGCTGGCGTTGTTCGATGCGGCGCGTGTGGACTTCTCGCTGCGCCGCCTGGTGCACTACACCGGTAGCGACTGGCGGCATGTGCAGCCTTGGATCCTGCTGACCAACTACCACCGCTATGTTGACCAGTTCATCAGCCATGGCCTTGAGCAACTGCGTGACGACCCGCGCTTCGTACGCATGGTGCTGCCGGGCAACGTGTTGATCGAAAAAGGCATGGACCATGGCGAAACCCAGGCCCTGGTGGCCAGTGTGGTATGGCACCGTTATCAGATGCCGGCCTACCACCTGATCGCCGCCGACGGTGACGGCGTAACCTTGGTCAACATCGGCGTCGGCCCTTCCAATGCCAAGAACATCACCGACCACCTGGCCGTGCTGCGCCCGCACTGCTGGCTGATGATCGGCCACTGTGGCGGCCTGCGTCAGTCGCAGACTATCGGTGACTACGTGCTGGCGCATGCCTACATGCGGCGTGACGGTATTCTCGATCGTGTGGTGCCGCCGAACATTCCCATCCCGGCCTTGGCCGAGGTGCAGATGGCCCTCCAGGAAGCTGCGGCACAAGTGACCGGCGAGCGTGGCGAAGAGCTGAAAAAGCGCCTGCGCACGGGCACCGTGCTGACCTACGACGACCGTAACTGGGAACTGCGCTGGGCCCAGGAGCGGCCATTGATCAACCTGTCACGTGCGGTGGCGGTGGACATGGAGAGTGGCACCATTGCCGCCCAGGGCTACCGGCTGCGGGTTCCGTATGGCACCTTGCTGTGTGTCTCCGACAAGCCGCTGCACAGCGAGATCAAGCTGCCGGGTTCGGCCAACGCGTTCTACAACCGGGCGGTCAGCCAGCACTTGAAGATCGGCATTGCCGCACTCGACCTGCTACGTACCGAGCTCAATTCGTTGCACTCGCGTAAACTGCGCAGCTTCGATGAGCCGCCGTTCCGCTGAGGATCCATGCCCCTGCCACCCCGTTCCAAGCCGCGCCGCCCCCAGGCGCGGCCTGCCGACCCGCGTCGCCAGCCCAAGGCGCCGCCGGCCGAGCCGCGCCTGATCCTGTTCAACAAGCCGTTCGACGTGCTGACCCAGTTCAGCGATGGCGAGGGGCGCGCGACCCTCAAGGACTTCATCGACATTCCGGGTGTTTATCCGGCGGGGCGGCTGGACCGTGACAGCGAAGGCCTGCTGTTGCTGACCAACGATGGCGGCCTGCAGGCGCGCATCGCCGACCCCAAGCACAAGCTGGCCAAAACTTACTGGGTACAAGTGGAAGGTGAGCCGAGCGACGAGCAGCTGCAACGCCTGCGCGAGGGCGTAGAGCTGAACGATGGGCCGACCTTGCCGGCTGAAGCTCGCCGCCTGGAAGACCCCGAGCTGTGGCCGCGCAACCCGCCGGTGCGCTTTCGCAAGAGCGTGCCGACCAGCTGGCTGGAGCTGGTGATCCGCGAAGGGCGTAACCGACAGGTGCGACGGATGACGGCGGCGGTAGGGTTGCCTACTTTGCGCCTGGTGCGGGTGCGGATTGGTGACTGGACGCTGGAGGGGCTGGAGCAGGGCTGTTGGCGCGAAGTCCCGGCCAAGCTGCGCAGATAGCTGGAAAACCTAGCAACTTGCCCAAATCCCTGCAGAGAACACTGGTCATTGTGGGAGCGGGCTTGCCCCGCGAATGAGGCCACGCGGCGCATGGCACCGGCTTCGCCGGTGGTGGCGGGCCAAGCCCGCTCCCACAGAGTCGCTGCTAAATCAATGAGTTAAGTTTTGTTCTAGGAGAGTGGGCTTGCCCGTGCCTGGCAGTTACACCCCTTCCAGAAACGCCACCACCACGCTCTTGATGATAAAGGCCAATACCCCAAGCCCCAGCACGAAGAACAGGATCATGGTGCCAAACCGCCCGGCCTTGGACTTCTTCGCCAGGTCCCAGACGATAAAGCCCATGAAACCGATCAACACGGTGACGAGGATGATCATCATCCATTCTTCGAATACGGCGGGATCCATCAGTGTTCTCCAGGCAGGCTGAGCGCTCGATCATACGCCGGGCGCCCAAGTATTCAACGCAGGTGGGTCAATGGCAGCTCGGTACTGGCCAGTACCTGGTTCAGCACGAAGCTCGAACGCACGCTGGTGACGCCTTCGATACGGGTCAGGCTGCCGAGTAGCAGTTTCTGGTAGTGGTCCATGTCTGGCACCACTACCTTGAGCTGGTAGTCGGCGTCCATACCGGTGACCAGGCTGCATTCGAGCACCTGCGGTAGGTTGCGGATGGCGGCCTCGAAGGTCTCGAAGCGCTCCGGGGTGTGGCGGTCCATGCCGATCAGTACATAGGCGGTCAGGCTCAGCCCCAGCTTCTTGCGATCGAGCAGGGCAACCTGACGCGAGATGTAGCCGTCGTCCTCCAGTTGCTTGACCCGACGCGAGCACGGCGAAGGCGACAAGCCGATGCGTTCGGCCAGCTCCTGGTTGGAAATGCGCGCATCGCGCTGCAGTTCGGCAAGAATGCTCAGGTCGTAGCGGTCAAGTTTGCTCATGGAATATGCCTTTTCTGTTCCGATTGCGGTGAATTATCAATCTACGATGAAAAATTGCGCAAGTGCTATTTATCTCAGCAATCTTCGCAATCCTCTGTCGCCGCCGGTTCGGTATCTTTATCCACAGAATCACTGCCCGGACATCAGTCCACGGCGACGCGCCCTAGGCGGGCGGTCGCGGCCCAGCCATCCAACAGGATCCGCCAGGCCCCCGGGCTACACACCGTCCAGAAGACGGCGTGAGGTGAGCCGGCGCCACAAGTGCCGAGCACGGACGACAATTCCCAAAGGGAGGCCCAACGGCCTCCCTTTTTTCATGTCCGCGATTTTAAGTTGGGTGTGTGGCCGGCGCGGTAGACTGGCAGCGGCTGCAGTCATTTTTGATCGAGAGGGGCACCATGAAGTCGCGCATCTGGCAGTTGGCAGGTGTTGGTTTGGTTACGTTGAGCATCAGCCTGGGGGCTGTGGCTCAAGGCCCGGATGAGGGGCACGGAGGGCATGGCGGCGACCCGAATGGCGCCACCCCAGGCCGTTCCCCGCTCAACTCGCGCGATGAAGTGCGCCAGACGCAGCCGCCACGTGAAGGCTATTACCAGGATATCCCTCGGCGCAATGGCGATAACCGCCACTGGCAGGGGCGCCCGGACGGTCATGGCAATGGCTGGGGGCCGGGGCCGCAGTATCGTCCAGGGCAGACCATCGACGGCTTCCCTGATCGCTACTGGAAGGTGCCTTACCGTGGGCAGGACTACTTCTACTCGAGTGGCTACTGGTATCGACCGCATGGTGGCCGTTACATCGTCGTGGCACCACCCTATGGCGCAAGGGTTGAGTACCTGCCCTCGTATGCCCGTGAGGTGTGGTTGGGTGGGGCGTTGTTCTTCCTGGTTGCCGATACCTATTACCAGTACCTGGCGGACAGCCGTGAGTACGTGGTGGTCAACCCACCGATGGCTGCACCCGCGCCTGTGCCAGTGGCACCGGTCAGTGGCAGTTACGACGTGGTGGCCTATCCGATGTATGGCCAGGGGCAAGAACAGCAGGACCAGGACCGCTACCAGTGCCATCGCTGGGCGGTGAGCCAGTCTGGGTTCGACCCGGCGACGGCTGCCTACGCACCACCGATCAATGTTGCGGATAGCTATCGGCGGGCGCTGGGGGCCTGTTTCAGCGGGCGTGGATACAGCATCAACTGAAGCTGACGCGCACCTACACCGGGTCCGCGTGCACCATCACATCCGCCTGTGGATAACGCTGGCGGATCACCCTTGATGCCGCCTCGCACAACCCATGGGCATCATGCAGCGCCAGTTCCCCTGGCAGTTCCAGATGCAACTGCACGAACCACTGGTTGCCCGATACCCGTGTACGCAGGTCATGCACCCCCTTCACGCCGGGGATGGCCAGCACCAGGGCGGACATCGCCTCGCCAACCTCGCCGGGCAGCTCCTTGTCCATCAGGATGGCGGTACTTTCTTGCGCGATCTGGAAAGCGCTCCAGAGGATGTAGACAGCAATGCCCAGGCCGAACAAGGCATCCAGTTGCGACCAGCCAAACTGTGTCAGCAGCAGGGCGAGCAGAATGCTGCCATTGAGCAGCAGGTCTGAGCGGTAGTGCAGTGAGTCGGCCCGCACCGCCGTGGAGCCGGTCAGGCGAATGACCTTGTGTTGCAACGCCAGCAGGGCAATGGTCAGCACCAGCGAAAGCAGCATCACTGCGATGCCGACCGTGGTATCGCCCAACGGTTGTGGCGTATGCAGGCGTTCGACCGCCTGCACCCCGATCAACACCGCACTGACCCCGATGAACAGCGCCTGGGCCATGCCAGCCAGGGCCTCGGCCTTGCCGTGGCCGAAGCGGTGGTCGTCATCGGCCGGGCGCAGGGCGTAATGCACGGCGAGCAGATTGAGAAACGAGGCGACGGCGTCCAGTGCCGAATCGGTCAGCCCGGCCAGCAGGCTGACCGAGCCGCTCAGCCACCAGGCCAGCGCCTTGCTCACGACCAGGATGCTGGCCACCGCCAGTGACGCGCGGGTGGCCAGACGCAAGAGGCGCTGGTGTTCAGCCGGGGTGATCATGCTGTGGGTGATGTCCTTGTGCGGGTCAGGCAGCCGGTACCAGTTGGTAGGCCGCCAACTGCTCGACGCTGCCACGGTGCTGGATCAGGCGCGGGTCGTTCAGCGGCAGGCGCTGGCCCAGCTCGCTTTCGAGGATGGCCTGCAACTTGCGGTTGTCGATCTTGCCGTCGGGGCTTACCGCTTCGCGCAGTTTTTCCGGGGCCACCTGGGCTGTGCGGCCACCCGGGTAGTAGATGGCGCCGGTGGCGAAGTCGATGCCGAAGGCGATCAGCCCGGGGATCACGTAGAACAAGATGCCAATGGCATCCATGGCGGCGACCACGGGGTCGATCTTACCGTCGATCTGGCCGCGGCGGTCTGGGTAGAACAGCGTGCCGCAGGCCGTCAGCTGGGTCAGCAAGGTGACGATAAGGGCGCCGCCAATGACGCGGGATGGGATACGCATGTAAATCTCCGAAAGGTATTCAGCAGGGCAAGCGAAGCGCCAGCACCTGAAGCTAAGACCATGA
The sequence above is drawn from the Pseudomonas putida genome and encodes:
- a CDS encoding cation diffusion facilitator family transporter; the encoded protein is MITPAEHQRLLRLATRASLAVASILVVSKALAWWLSGSVSLLAGLTDSALDAVASFLNLLAVHYALRPADDDHRFGHGKAEALAGMAQALFIGVSAVLIGVQAVERLHTPQPLGDTTVGIAVMLLSLVLTIALLALQHKVIRLTGSTAVRADSLHYRSDLLLNGSILLALLLTQFGWSQLDALFGLGIAVYILWSAFQIAQESTAILMDKELPGEVGEAMSALVLAIPGVKGVHDLRTRVSGNQWFVQLHLELPGELALHDAHGLCEAASRVIRQRYPQADVMVHADPV
- a CDS encoding polyribonucleotide nucleotidyltransferase, yielding MRIPSRVIGGALIVTLLTQLTACGTLFYPDRRGQIDGKIDPVVAAMDAIGILFYVIPGLIAFGIDFATGAIYYPGGRTAQVAPEKLREAVSPDGKIDNRKLQAILESELGQRLPLNDPRLIQHRGSVEQLAAYQLVPAA